GCGGCGGGGAGGTCGATCTTGTTGAGCACCGGGACGATGGTGAGGTCGTTCTCCATCGCGAGATAGAGGTTGGCCAGCGTCTGGGCCTCGATGCCCTGCGCGGCGTCGACCAGCAGGACCGTGCCCTCGCAGGCCGCGAGCGAACGGGAGACCTCGTAGGTGAAGTCCACGTGGCCCGGGGTGTCGATCATGTTGAGGATATGGGTGGTGCCCGTGTCCTCACCCGTGTTCGGGGCCCAGGGCAGCCGGACCGCCTGGGACTTGATGGTGATGCCGCGCTCGCGCTCGATGTCCATCCGGTCGAGGTACTGAGCACGCATCTGCCGCTGGTCGACCACTCCGGTCAGCTGAAGCATCCGGTCGGCGAGGGTCGACTTGCCGTGGTCGATGTGCGCGATGATGCAGAAATTGCGGATCAGCGCCGGGTCGGTACGGCTCGGCTCGGGCACGTTGGAAGGAGTCGCGGGCACGCAGGGTCCTGATTCTTGAGACGCCGAACGCCGTGTCTCGGGTCGATGTCGGGTCGGTCGGATCGATACGTAGGCTCCATCGTCCCACGCCTGCGGGGCAGCGACCGGTTTGGGCCGGTCGGAGGGTGACTGCTACCGTGGACAGCTGTGCCTCGTGGCTCATACGAGCGGCGGGGCTCACCTAGAAGATCCAACGAACCTGAAAAGGCTCTTTCGTGGCGAACATCAAGTCCCAGATCAAGCGGAACAAGACCAACGAGAAGGCGCGCCTGCGCAACAAGGCCGTCAAGTCGTCGCTCAAGACCGCGATCCGCAAGGCCCGCGAGGCCGTCGTTGCCGGTGACGTCGAGAAGGCCACCACGGCCGTCCGCGACGCTTCCCGTCAGCTCGACAAGGCTGTCTCGAAGGGTGTCATCCACAAGAACGCCGCCGCCAACAAGAAGTCGGCGCTGGCGTCCAAGGTTGCCTCCCTGCAGGCCTGAGCTTCTTCCCGAAGCTCACTGATGTGACCGCCGGAACGGACCAGACGGGCCCTCTCTCCCGCCCCTGACCGGCACCCCGCGCCGCACACCGAACCTGCGTTCGCCACGCGGGTGCGGCGCACCCAGAGCGTTACCGGAAGCCCCGGGCACTGATCTCCCCAGATCAGCGCTCCGGGGCTTCCGCACGTGGGGAACCCACCGGCCCCGTCGGGGGACACCCTCAGCACGGTCCGGGGTACCCCCGGCCCGGTCCGGGGGTACCCCCAGCCCGCCCCGGGGCGCCCCCAGCCCATCCGGGGTTTGAGGACGGAACCGGCACTCGCACGAGGACGTGCACCATCCCAGCCCGTCCGGCGCTTGAGGACGGAACCGGTC
The nucleotide sequence above comes from Streptomyces sp. NBC_01116. Encoded proteins:
- the rpsT gene encoding 30S ribosomal protein S20; protein product: MANIKSQIKRNKTNEKARLRNKAVKSSLKTAIRKAREAVVAGDVEKATTAVRDASRQLDKAVSKGVIHKNAAANKKSALASKVASLQA